One window of the Perca flavescens isolate YP-PL-M2 chromosome 16, PFLA_1.0, whole genome shotgun sequence genome contains the following:
- the rapgef1b gene encoding rap guanine nucleotide exchange factor 1b isoform X2: MSGKIESKQDSQRSHLSSFTMKLMDKFHSPKIKRTPSSKKGKQLQPEPAAKSTEKPANKKVSRLEEHEKEVVSALRYFKTIVDKMVVEKKVLEMLPGSASKVLEAILPLVQVEARIQHSSALSSCHNRVYQSLANLIRWADQVMLDGIDLEDKENVASVTSVIKAVLDGVKELVKLTIEKQEQPSPTTPNKPAPATTAESSVSSEMPLIDREPEVSKKKTAPAATPAEAASDIPEEDVAPPKPPLPEAKMAELRAQLSADAGQRRPSQKENPPPALPPKKRQSAPSPTRVAVVAPMSRGSSLPCSVHRQQDFEQEFLQRRFSGGSQSYGGDSPRLSPCSSMGKLSKSDEQLSSMEQDSGQCSRNTSCETLDNTENYDPDYDFLHQDLSAGENLPPIPVGGCLSPLPESHSESSSPVPGQHPSHPRFSAPPAQQQPEYWTTQPNQTNPVQSYRVSAPPALPQKKRRGTQPFPDVGSRVLYERYPSQYDNLSEEELHPTPPFPLFTPISPMPQTNGGVFVTQYIASENADVPTSPPPLPEKKSRNILQYMQFVEDYSEPQPSMFYQMPQSESIYEQRNKRFQEVYGFNDSFSSTDSVHEPVLPPALPPKQRQLASHSSSPSSSSSSSLSCHLQPSVAAMEEAGSGLGLSMSVSNSYLIGQASLTAPTSLDQVALTNATILDGSGGGPNGSLAGSMGSVAVCLPSESSLTDSLHTSASESANDEGGEGEYVNLYSSSQANGELPLSLRESITADHVLQDPTPQMPKTNSKEALDKERRQKSTESAGSDEEDVDELSLIDHKEIMSRITLKQENDDGPDVRAGSGDILLVHATETDRKDLVLYCEAFLTTYRTFITPEDLIKKLHYRYTRFCHSPDTFKKRVSKNTFFVLVRVVDELCLVELTEDILKQLMDLVFTLVCNGELSLARVLRKNILDKVEQRKLLRYTNSLKPLAARGVSARPGTLHDFRSHEIADQLTLLDAELFYKIEIPEVLLWAKEQNEEKSPNLTQFTEHFNNMSYWVRSLIIQQEKAQDREKLLLKFIKIMKHLRKLNNFNSYLAILSALDSAPIRRLEWQKQTSEGLEEYCTLIDSSSSFRAYRAALAEVEPPCIPYLGLILQDLTFVHLGNPDLIDGKVNFSKRWQQFNILDSMRRFQQVHYELKRNEDIVCFFNDFSDHLAEEALWELSLKIKPRNITRRKTEREEKT; encoded by the exons ACTCGCAACGGTCCCATCTGTCCTCTTTCACCATGAAACTGATGGACAAGTTCCACTCTCCCAAGATCAAGAGGACTCCGTCCTCCAAGAAGGGCAAGCAACTGCAGCCCGAGCCAGCAGCCAAGAGCACCGAGAAACCTGCGAACAAG aagGTTAGTCGACTGGAAGAGCACGAGAAGGAGGTGGTCAGTGCCTTGCGCTACTTCAAGACAATCGTGGACAAAATGGTCGTGGAGAAGAAGGTGCTGGAGATGCTTCCAGGTTCGGCCAGCAAGGTGCTTGAAGCCATCCTGCCTCTGGTTCAGGTAGAGGCCCGGATACAGCACAG TTCGGCGCTATCTTCCTGCCATAACCGTGTGTATCAGAGCCTGGCCAACCTTATCCGTTGGGCAGACCAGGTGATGCTTGATGGTATCGACTTGGAGGACAAGGAGAACGTGGCGTCTGTCACCAGCGTCATCAAAGCCGTGCTGGATGGAGTAAAG GAATTGGTGAAGCTGACCATAGAGAAACAGGAGCAGCCGTCGCCCACCACCCCGAACAAACCAGCACCTGCTACCACAGCAGAGAG CAGCGTGTCATCGGAGATGCCCTTGATAGATCGGGAGCCGGAGGTGTCGAAAAAAAAGACTGCTCCGGCAGCTACTCCCGCAGAGGCTGCCTCAGACATACCAGAAGAGGACGTGGCCCCTCCCAAACCCCCCCTTCCTGAAGCCAAAATGGCAGAGCTCAG AGCACAGTTGAGTGCTGACGCTGGCCAAAGGAGACCCTCTCAGAAGGAGAA CCCTCCACCAGCTCTTCCCCCTAAGAAGCGCCAGTCGGCCCCTTCGCCTACACGGGTTGCAGTGGTTGCCCCGATGAGCCGCGGCTCCAGCCTACCCTGCAGCGTCCACAGACAG CAGGACTTTGAGCAGGAGTTCCTTCAGAGACGTTTCTCTGGGGGGAGCCAGTCCTATGGGGGCGACTCTCCACGCCTGTCTCCATGCAGCAGCATGGGGAAACTTAGCAAGTCCGATGAACAGCTCTCCTCCATGGAGCAGGACAGTGGTCAGTGTTCTCGTAACACCTCCTGTGAGACGCTTG ACAACACAGAGAATTACGACCCGGATTATGACTTCCTCCACCAGGATTTGTCAGCTGGGGAGAACCTGCCCCCAATACCGGTAGGAGGGTGCCTGAGCCCCCTGCCTGAGTCTCACAGCGAGTCCTCTTCCCCGGTCCCCGGACAGCATCCATCACATCCCCGCTTTAGTGCTCCTCCAGCACAGCAGCAGCCAGAATACTGGACCACGCAGCCTAATCAGACCAATCCCGTACAGTCCTACCGCGTCAGCGCGCCCCCTGCCCTTCCCCAGAAGAAGCGACGCGGCACCCAGCCTTTCCCTGACGTAGGGTCCAGGGTGCTGTATGAGCGCTACCCCTCCCAATACGACAACTTGTCAGAAGAGGAGCTCCACCCTACACCGCCATTCCCCCTTTTCACACCCATCTCACCCATGCCCCAGACAAATGGCGGCGTGTTCGTCACTCAGTACATAGCCAGCGAGAATGCAGATGTCCCCACTAGCCCACCGCCGCTGccagaaaagaaaagcagaaaca TCCTCCAGTACATGCAGTTTGTGGAAGACTACTCGGAGCCACAGCCCTCCATGTTCTACCAGATGCCACAGAGCGAGAGCATCTACGAGCAGCGCAACAAGCGCTTCCAGGAGGTCTACGGCTTCAACGACTCCTTCAGCAGCACCGACTCAGTCCACGAGCCGGTGCTGCCTCCAGCATTGCCCCCGAAACAAAGGCAGCTG GCCTCCCACTCTTCCtcaccctcttcctcctcctcctcttctctctcctgcCACCTCCAGCCGTCTGTAGCGGCCATGGAGGAGGCAGGCTCTGGGCTGGGCCTCAGCATGTCCGTTTCTAACTCCTACCTGATTGGCCAAGCTTCCTTGACCGCACCCACG AGTTTGGACCAGGTTGCCTTGACCAATGCCACCATTCTGGATGGCAGCGGGGGCGGGCCCAACGGTTCCCTGGCTGGCTCAATGGGCTCTGTTGCTGTCTGTCTTCCTTCTGAGTCTTCTCTCACTGACTCTCTCCACACCTCAGCG AGCGAGAGCGCAAATGATGAGGGCGGGGAGGGGGAGTACGTCAACTTGTACTCATCCAGCCAGGCCAATGGGGAGCTGCCTCTCTCCCTCAGA GAATCCATCACAGCTGACCATGTACTTCAAGACCCCACCCCTCAGATGCCTAAGACCAACAGCAAAGAGGCTTTGGACAAGGAAAG gaggCAGAAGTCAACAGAGTCGGCTGGCAGCGATGAGGAAGACGTGGACGAGCTCTCCCTCATCGACCACAAGGAGATTATGAGCAGGATAAcactaaaacaggaa AATGATGATGGCCCTGACGTTCGTGCTGGATCAGGAGATATTCTATTAGTTCACGCTACAGAAACCGATCGCAAAG ATCTTGTTTTGTACTGTGAAGCCTTTCTAACTACGTATAGGACTTTTATAACCCCCGAGGACCTCATTAAGAAGCTACACTACAG ATACACTAGGTTCTGCCACAGCCCGGACACCTTCAAGAAGCGAGTCAGCAAGAACACATTCTTTGTGCTGGTTCGTGTAGTGGATGAACTGTG CTTGGTGGAGCTGACAGAGGACATCTTGAAACAGCTGATGGACCTGGTGTTCACGCTGGTGTGCAATGGCGAGCTCAGCCTCGCCCGTGTGCTCCGCAAGAACATCCTGGATAAGGTGGAGCAAAGGAAGCTGCTGCGCTACACTAACTCCCTCAAGCCACTCGCTGCCCGAGGGGTCTCTGCAAG GCCTGGAACTCTCCATGACTTCCGCAGTCATGAGATCGCCGATCAGCTCACTCTTCTTGATGCTGAGCTCTTCTATAAAATTGAG ATTCCCGAGGTGCTGCTCTGGGCCAAGGAGCAGAATGAGGAGAAGAGTCCGAACCTGACTCAGTTCACAGAGCACTTTAACAACATGAGCTATTG GGTCCGCTCTTTGATAATTCAGCAGGAGAAAGCCCAAGACAGAGAGAAGCTGCTTCTCAAGTTCATCAAGATAATGAAG CACTTAAGAAAGTTGAATAATTTCAACTCCTACCTGGCAATACTGTCTGCCCTGGACTCTGCCCCCATCAGGAGATTGGAGTGGCAGAAACAGACCTCAGAG GGATTGGAGGAATATTGCACGTTGATTGACAGCTCCTCGTCCTTCCGAGCATACAGAGCTGCTCTGGCTGAGGTGGAGCCTCCATGCATCCCATACCT GGGTCTCATTCTGCAGGACCTGACCTTCGTGCACCTGGGTAACCCTGACCTCATTGACGGGAAGGTCAATTTCTCCAAACGCTGGCAGCAGTTCAACATTCTAGACAGCATGCGGCGCTTTCAGCAAGT GCATTACGAGCTAAAGCGCAACGAAGACATTGTCTGTTTCTTCAACGACTTCAGCGACCACCTGGCAGAGGAGGCCTTGTGGGAGCTGTCGCTGAAGATCAAGCCCAGGAACATCACCAGGCGCAAGACGGAACGCGAGGAGAAGACATAG
- the rapgef1b gene encoding rap guanine nucleotide exchange factor 1b isoform X6, protein MSGKIESKQDSQRSHLSSFTMKLMDKFHSPKIKRTPSSKKGKQLQPEPAAKSTEKPANKKVSRLEEHEKEVVSALRYFKTIVDKMVVEKKVLEMLPGSASKVLEAILPLVQVEARIQHSSALSSCHNRVYQSLANLIRWADQVMLDGIDLEDKENVASVTSVIKAVLDGVKELVKLTIEKQEQPSPTTPNKPAPATTAESVSSEMPLIDREPEVSKKKTAPAATPAEAASDIPEEDVAPPKPPLPEAKMAELSPPPALPPKKRQSAPSPTRVAVVAPMSRGSSLPCSVHRQQQDFEQEFLQRRFSGGSQSYGGDSPRLSPCSSMGKLSKSDEQLSSMEQDSGQCSRNTSCETLDNTENYDPDYDFLHQDLSAGENLPPIPVGGCLSPLPESHSESSSPVPGQHPSHPRFSAPPAQQQPEYWTTQPNQTNPVQSYRVSAPPALPQKKRRGTQPFPDVGSRVLYERYPSQYDNLSEEELHPTPPFPLFTPISPMPQTNGGVFVTQYIASENADVPTSPPPLPEKKSRNILQYMQFVEDYSEPQPSMFYQMPQSESIYEQRNKRFQEVYGFNDSFSSTDSVHEPVLPPALPPKQRQLASHSSSPSSSSSSSLSCHLQPSVAAMEEAGSGLGLSMSVSNSYLIGQASLTAPTSLDQVALTNATILDGSGGGPNGSLAGSMGSVAVCLPSESSLTDSLHTSASESANDEGGEGEYVNLYSSSQANGELPLSLRESITADHVLQDPTPQMPKTNSKEALDKERRQKSTESAGSDEEDVDELSLIDHKEIMSRITLKQENDDGPDVRAGSGDILLVHATETDRKDLVLYCEAFLTTYRTFITPEDLIKKLHYRYTRFCHSPDTFKKRVSKNTFFVLVRVVDELCLVELTEDILKQLMDLVFTLVCNGELSLARVLRKNILDKVEQRKLLRYTNSLKPLAARGVSARPGTLHDFRSHEIADQLTLLDAELFYKIEIPEVLLWAKEQNEEKSPNLTQFTEHFNNMSYWVRSLIIQQEKAQDREKLLLKFIKIMKHLRKLNNFNSYLAILSALDSAPIRRLEWQKQTSEGLEEYCTLIDSSSSFRAYRAALAEVEPPCIPYLGLILQDLTFVHLGNPDLIDGKVNFSKRWQQFNILDSMRRFQQVHYELKRNEDIVCFFNDFSDHLAEEALWELSLKIKPRNITRRKTEREEKT, encoded by the exons ACTCGCAACGGTCCCATCTGTCCTCTTTCACCATGAAACTGATGGACAAGTTCCACTCTCCCAAGATCAAGAGGACTCCGTCCTCCAAGAAGGGCAAGCAACTGCAGCCCGAGCCAGCAGCCAAGAGCACCGAGAAACCTGCGAACAAG aagGTTAGTCGACTGGAAGAGCACGAGAAGGAGGTGGTCAGTGCCTTGCGCTACTTCAAGACAATCGTGGACAAAATGGTCGTGGAGAAGAAGGTGCTGGAGATGCTTCCAGGTTCGGCCAGCAAGGTGCTTGAAGCCATCCTGCCTCTGGTTCAGGTAGAGGCCCGGATACAGCACAG TTCGGCGCTATCTTCCTGCCATAACCGTGTGTATCAGAGCCTGGCCAACCTTATCCGTTGGGCAGACCAGGTGATGCTTGATGGTATCGACTTGGAGGACAAGGAGAACGTGGCGTCTGTCACCAGCGTCATCAAAGCCGTGCTGGATGGAGTAAAG GAATTGGTGAAGCTGACCATAGAGAAACAGGAGCAGCCGTCGCCCACCACCCCGAACAAACCAGCACCTGCTACCACAGCAGAGAG CGTGTCATCGGAGATGCCCTTGATAGATCGGGAGCCGGAGGTGTCGAAAAAAAAGACTGCTCCGGCAGCTACTCCCGCAGAGGCTGCCTCAGACATACCAGAAGAGGACGTGGCCCCTCCCAAACCCCCCCTTCCTGAAGCCAAAATGGCAGAGCTCAG CCCTCCACCAGCTCTTCCCCCTAAGAAGCGCCAGTCGGCCCCTTCGCCTACACGGGTTGCAGTGGTTGCCCCGATGAGCCGCGGCTCCAGCCTACCCTGCAGCGTCCACAGACAG cAGCAGGACTTTGAGCAGGAGTTCCTTCAGAGACGTTTCTCTGGGGGGAGCCAGTCCTATGGGGGCGACTCTCCACGCCTGTCTCCATGCAGCAGCATGGGGAAACTTAGCAAGTCCGATGAACAGCTCTCCTCCATGGAGCAGGACAGTGGTCAGTGTTCTCGTAACACCTCCTGTGAGACGCTTG ACAACACAGAGAATTACGACCCGGATTATGACTTCCTCCACCAGGATTTGTCAGCTGGGGAGAACCTGCCCCCAATACCGGTAGGAGGGTGCCTGAGCCCCCTGCCTGAGTCTCACAGCGAGTCCTCTTCCCCGGTCCCCGGACAGCATCCATCACATCCCCGCTTTAGTGCTCCTCCAGCACAGCAGCAGCCAGAATACTGGACCACGCAGCCTAATCAGACCAATCCCGTACAGTCCTACCGCGTCAGCGCGCCCCCTGCCCTTCCCCAGAAGAAGCGACGCGGCACCCAGCCTTTCCCTGACGTAGGGTCCAGGGTGCTGTATGAGCGCTACCCCTCCCAATACGACAACTTGTCAGAAGAGGAGCTCCACCCTACACCGCCATTCCCCCTTTTCACACCCATCTCACCCATGCCCCAGACAAATGGCGGCGTGTTCGTCACTCAGTACATAGCCAGCGAGAATGCAGATGTCCCCACTAGCCCACCGCCGCTGccagaaaagaaaagcagaaaca TCCTCCAGTACATGCAGTTTGTGGAAGACTACTCGGAGCCACAGCCCTCCATGTTCTACCAGATGCCACAGAGCGAGAGCATCTACGAGCAGCGCAACAAGCGCTTCCAGGAGGTCTACGGCTTCAACGACTCCTTCAGCAGCACCGACTCAGTCCACGAGCCGGTGCTGCCTCCAGCATTGCCCCCGAAACAAAGGCAGCTG GCCTCCCACTCTTCCtcaccctcttcctcctcctcctcttctctctcctgcCACCTCCAGCCGTCTGTAGCGGCCATGGAGGAGGCAGGCTCTGGGCTGGGCCTCAGCATGTCCGTTTCTAACTCCTACCTGATTGGCCAAGCTTCCTTGACCGCACCCACG AGTTTGGACCAGGTTGCCTTGACCAATGCCACCATTCTGGATGGCAGCGGGGGCGGGCCCAACGGTTCCCTGGCTGGCTCAATGGGCTCTGTTGCTGTCTGTCTTCCTTCTGAGTCTTCTCTCACTGACTCTCTCCACACCTCAGCG AGCGAGAGCGCAAATGATGAGGGCGGGGAGGGGGAGTACGTCAACTTGTACTCATCCAGCCAGGCCAATGGGGAGCTGCCTCTCTCCCTCAGA GAATCCATCACAGCTGACCATGTACTTCAAGACCCCACCCCTCAGATGCCTAAGACCAACAGCAAAGAGGCTTTGGACAAGGAAAG gaggCAGAAGTCAACAGAGTCGGCTGGCAGCGATGAGGAAGACGTGGACGAGCTCTCCCTCATCGACCACAAGGAGATTATGAGCAGGATAAcactaaaacaggaa AATGATGATGGCCCTGACGTTCGTGCTGGATCAGGAGATATTCTATTAGTTCACGCTACAGAAACCGATCGCAAAG ATCTTGTTTTGTACTGTGAAGCCTTTCTAACTACGTATAGGACTTTTATAACCCCCGAGGACCTCATTAAGAAGCTACACTACAG ATACACTAGGTTCTGCCACAGCCCGGACACCTTCAAGAAGCGAGTCAGCAAGAACACATTCTTTGTGCTGGTTCGTGTAGTGGATGAACTGTG CTTGGTGGAGCTGACAGAGGACATCTTGAAACAGCTGATGGACCTGGTGTTCACGCTGGTGTGCAATGGCGAGCTCAGCCTCGCCCGTGTGCTCCGCAAGAACATCCTGGATAAGGTGGAGCAAAGGAAGCTGCTGCGCTACACTAACTCCCTCAAGCCACTCGCTGCCCGAGGGGTCTCTGCAAG GCCTGGAACTCTCCATGACTTCCGCAGTCATGAGATCGCCGATCAGCTCACTCTTCTTGATGCTGAGCTCTTCTATAAAATTGAG ATTCCCGAGGTGCTGCTCTGGGCCAAGGAGCAGAATGAGGAGAAGAGTCCGAACCTGACTCAGTTCACAGAGCACTTTAACAACATGAGCTATTG GGTCCGCTCTTTGATAATTCAGCAGGAGAAAGCCCAAGACAGAGAGAAGCTGCTTCTCAAGTTCATCAAGATAATGAAG CACTTAAGAAAGTTGAATAATTTCAACTCCTACCTGGCAATACTGTCTGCCCTGGACTCTGCCCCCATCAGGAGATTGGAGTGGCAGAAACAGACCTCAGAG GGATTGGAGGAATATTGCACGTTGATTGACAGCTCCTCGTCCTTCCGAGCATACAGAGCTGCTCTGGCTGAGGTGGAGCCTCCATGCATCCCATACCT GGGTCTCATTCTGCAGGACCTGACCTTCGTGCACCTGGGTAACCCTGACCTCATTGACGGGAAGGTCAATTTCTCCAAACGCTGGCAGCAGTTCAACATTCTAGACAGCATGCGGCGCTTTCAGCAAGT GCATTACGAGCTAAAGCGCAACGAAGACATTGTCTGTTTCTTCAACGACTTCAGCGACCACCTGGCAGAGGAGGCCTTGTGGGAGCTGTCGCTGAAGATCAAGCCCAGGAACATCACCAGGCGCAAGACGGAACGCGAGGAGAAGACATAG
- the rapgef1b gene encoding rap guanine nucleotide exchange factor 1b isoform X3, giving the protein MSGKIESKQDSQRSHLSSFTMKLMDKFHSPKIKRTPSSKKGKQLQPEPAAKSTEKPANKKVSRLEEHEKEVVSALRYFKTIVDKMVVEKKVLEMLPGSASKVLEAILPLVQVEARIQHSSALSSCHNRVYQSLANLIRWADQVMLDGIDLEDKENVASVTSVIKAVLDGVKELVKLTIEKQEQPSPTTPNKPAPATTAESVSSEMPLIDREPEVSKKKTAPAATPAEAASDIPEEDVAPPKPPLPEAKMAELRAQLSADAGQRRPSQKENPPPALPPKKRQSAPSPTRVAVVAPMSRGSSLPCSVHRQQQDFEQEFLQRRFSGGSQSYGGDSPRLSPCSSMGKLSKSDEQLSSMEQDSGQCSRNTSCETLDNTENYDPDYDFLHQDLSAGENLPPIPVGGCLSPLPESHSESSSPVPGQHPSHPRFSAPPAQQQPEYWTTQPNQTNPVQSYRVSAPPALPQKKRRGTQPFPDVGSRVLYERYPSQYDNLSEEELHPTPPFPLFTPISPMPQTNGGVFVTQYIASENADVPTSPPPLPEKKSRNILQYMQFVEDYSEPQPSMFYQMPQSESIYEQRNKRFQEVYGFNDSFSSTDSVHEPVLPPALPPKQRQLASHSSSPSSSSSSSLSCHLQPSVAAMEEAGSGLGLSMSVSNSYLIGQASLTAPTSLDQVALTNATILDGSGGGPNGSLAGSMGSVAVCLPSESSLTDSLHTSASESANDEGGEGEYVNLYSSSQANGELPLSLRESITADHVLQDPTPQMPKTNSKEALDKERRQKSTESAGSDEEDVDELSLIDHKEIMSRITLKQENDDGPDVRAGSGDILLVHATETDRKDLVLYCEAFLTTYRTFITPEDLIKKLHYRYTRFCHSPDTFKKRVSKNTFFVLVRVVDELCLVELTEDILKQLMDLVFTLVCNGELSLARVLRKNILDKVEQRKLLRYTNSLKPLAARGVSARPGTLHDFRSHEIADQLTLLDAELFYKIEIPEVLLWAKEQNEEKSPNLTQFTEHFNNMSYWVRSLIIQQEKAQDREKLLLKFIKIMKHLRKLNNFNSYLAILSALDSAPIRRLEWQKQTSEGLEEYCTLIDSSSSFRAYRAALAEVEPPCIPYLGLILQDLTFVHLGNPDLIDGKVNFSKRWQQFNILDSMRRFQQVHYELKRNEDIVCFFNDFSDHLAEEALWELSLKIKPRNITRRKTEREEKT; this is encoded by the exons ACTCGCAACGGTCCCATCTGTCCTCTTTCACCATGAAACTGATGGACAAGTTCCACTCTCCCAAGATCAAGAGGACTCCGTCCTCCAAGAAGGGCAAGCAACTGCAGCCCGAGCCAGCAGCCAAGAGCACCGAGAAACCTGCGAACAAG aagGTTAGTCGACTGGAAGAGCACGAGAAGGAGGTGGTCAGTGCCTTGCGCTACTTCAAGACAATCGTGGACAAAATGGTCGTGGAGAAGAAGGTGCTGGAGATGCTTCCAGGTTCGGCCAGCAAGGTGCTTGAAGCCATCCTGCCTCTGGTTCAGGTAGAGGCCCGGATACAGCACAG TTCGGCGCTATCTTCCTGCCATAACCGTGTGTATCAGAGCCTGGCCAACCTTATCCGTTGGGCAGACCAGGTGATGCTTGATGGTATCGACTTGGAGGACAAGGAGAACGTGGCGTCTGTCACCAGCGTCATCAAAGCCGTGCTGGATGGAGTAAAG GAATTGGTGAAGCTGACCATAGAGAAACAGGAGCAGCCGTCGCCCACCACCCCGAACAAACCAGCACCTGCTACCACAGCAGAGAG CGTGTCATCGGAGATGCCCTTGATAGATCGGGAGCCGGAGGTGTCGAAAAAAAAGACTGCTCCGGCAGCTACTCCCGCAGAGGCTGCCTCAGACATACCAGAAGAGGACGTGGCCCCTCCCAAACCCCCCCTTCCTGAAGCCAAAATGGCAGAGCTCAG AGCACAGTTGAGTGCTGACGCTGGCCAAAGGAGACCCTCTCAGAAGGAGAA CCCTCCACCAGCTCTTCCCCCTAAGAAGCGCCAGTCGGCCCCTTCGCCTACACGGGTTGCAGTGGTTGCCCCGATGAGCCGCGGCTCCAGCCTACCCTGCAGCGTCCACAGACAG cAGCAGGACTTTGAGCAGGAGTTCCTTCAGAGACGTTTCTCTGGGGGGAGCCAGTCCTATGGGGGCGACTCTCCACGCCTGTCTCCATGCAGCAGCATGGGGAAACTTAGCAAGTCCGATGAACAGCTCTCCTCCATGGAGCAGGACAGTGGTCAGTGTTCTCGTAACACCTCCTGTGAGACGCTTG ACAACACAGAGAATTACGACCCGGATTATGACTTCCTCCACCAGGATTTGTCAGCTGGGGAGAACCTGCCCCCAATACCGGTAGGAGGGTGCCTGAGCCCCCTGCCTGAGTCTCACAGCGAGTCCTCTTCCCCGGTCCCCGGACAGCATCCATCACATCCCCGCTTTAGTGCTCCTCCAGCACAGCAGCAGCCAGAATACTGGACCACGCAGCCTAATCAGACCAATCCCGTACAGTCCTACCGCGTCAGCGCGCCCCCTGCCCTTCCCCAGAAGAAGCGACGCGGCACCCAGCCTTTCCCTGACGTAGGGTCCAGGGTGCTGTATGAGCGCTACCCCTCCCAATACGACAACTTGTCAGAAGAGGAGCTCCACCCTACACCGCCATTCCCCCTTTTCACACCCATCTCACCCATGCCCCAGACAAATGGCGGCGTGTTCGTCACTCAGTACATAGCCAGCGAGAATGCAGATGTCCCCACTAGCCCACCGCCGCTGccagaaaagaaaagcagaaaca TCCTCCAGTACATGCAGTTTGTGGAAGACTACTCGGAGCCACAGCCCTCCATGTTCTACCAGATGCCACAGAGCGAGAGCATCTACGAGCAGCGCAACAAGCGCTTCCAGGAGGTCTACGGCTTCAACGACTCCTTCAGCAGCACCGACTCAGTCCACGAGCCGGTGCTGCCTCCAGCATTGCCCCCGAAACAAAGGCAGCTG GCCTCCCACTCTTCCtcaccctcttcctcctcctcctcttctctctcctgcCACCTCCAGCCGTCTGTAGCGGCCATGGAGGAGGCAGGCTCTGGGCTGGGCCTCAGCATGTCCGTTTCTAACTCCTACCTGATTGGCCAAGCTTCCTTGACCGCACCCACG AGTTTGGACCAGGTTGCCTTGACCAATGCCACCATTCTGGATGGCAGCGGGGGCGGGCCCAACGGTTCCCTGGCTGGCTCAATGGGCTCTGTTGCTGTCTGTCTTCCTTCTGAGTCTTCTCTCACTGACTCTCTCCACACCTCAGCG AGCGAGAGCGCAAATGATGAGGGCGGGGAGGGGGAGTACGTCAACTTGTACTCATCCAGCCAGGCCAATGGGGAGCTGCCTCTCTCCCTCAGA GAATCCATCACAGCTGACCATGTACTTCAAGACCCCACCCCTCAGATGCCTAAGACCAACAGCAAAGAGGCTTTGGACAAGGAAAG gaggCAGAAGTCAACAGAGTCGGCTGGCAGCGATGAGGAAGACGTGGACGAGCTCTCCCTCATCGACCACAAGGAGATTATGAGCAGGATAAcactaaaacaggaa AATGATGATGGCCCTGACGTTCGTGCTGGATCAGGAGATATTCTATTAGTTCACGCTACAGAAACCGATCGCAAAG ATCTTGTTTTGTACTGTGAAGCCTTTCTAACTACGTATAGGACTTTTATAACCCCCGAGGACCTCATTAAGAAGCTACACTACAG ATACACTAGGTTCTGCCACAGCCCGGACACCTTCAAGAAGCGAGTCAGCAAGAACACATTCTTTGTGCTGGTTCGTGTAGTGGATGAACTGTG CTTGGTGGAGCTGACAGAGGACATCTTGAAACAGCTGATGGACCTGGTGTTCACGCTGGTGTGCAATGGCGAGCTCAGCCTCGCCCGTGTGCTCCGCAAGAACATCCTGGATAAGGTGGAGCAAAGGAAGCTGCTGCGCTACACTAACTCCCTCAAGCCACTCGCTGCCCGAGGGGTCTCTGCAAG GCCTGGAACTCTCCATGACTTCCGCAGTCATGAGATCGCCGATCAGCTCACTCTTCTTGATGCTGAGCTCTTCTATAAAATTGAG ATTCCCGAGGTGCTGCTCTGGGCCAAGGAGCAGAATGAGGAGAAGAGTCCGAACCTGACTCAGTTCACAGAGCACTTTAACAACATGAGCTATTG GGTCCGCTCTTTGATAATTCAGCAGGAGAAAGCCCAAGACAGAGAGAAGCTGCTTCTCAAGTTCATCAAGATAATGAAG CACTTAAGAAAGTTGAATAATTTCAACTCCTACCTGGCAATACTGTCTGCCCTGGACTCTGCCCCCATCAGGAGATTGGAGTGGCAGAAACAGACCTCAGAG GGATTGGAGGAATATTGCACGTTGATTGACAGCTCCTCGTCCTTCCGAGCATACAGAGCTGCTCTGGCTGAGGTGGAGCCTCCATGCATCCCATACCT GGGTCTCATTCTGCAGGACCTGACCTTCGTGCACCTGGGTAACCCTGACCTCATTGACGGGAAGGTCAATTTCTCCAAACGCTGGCAGCAGTTCAACATTCTAGACAGCATGCGGCGCTTTCAGCAAGT GCATTACGAGCTAAAGCGCAACGAAGACATTGTCTGTTTCTTCAACGACTTCAGCGACCACCTGGCAGAGGAGGCCTTGTGGGAGCTGTCGCTGAAGATCAAGCCCAGGAACATCACCAGGCGCAAGACGGAACGCGAGGAGAAGACATAG